A genomic window from Candidatus Kouleothrix ribensis includes:
- a CDS encoding class I SAM-dependent methyltransferase, whose amino-acid sequence MSIWGWGIAALGVCALLYWLVVLGEGTYLGRYAVRFIYQRGARIYDEVRRNVTASDETTLLPILRAGLAGYACPRVLDVATGTGRVPLLIGRQPWFDGSICAIDLTPNMLAQARAKLAAAGLLERVALRLGSAESLPWPDADFDLVTSLEALEFFPRPRRALAEMARTLKPGGTLLISKYPDPWARALPFKGLTQRAMTRLLARLQFEAIEYRNWQPGHYELVIARKVNLAR is encoded by the coding sequence ATGAGCATCTGGGGCTGGGGCATCGCCGCGCTGGGCGTCTGCGCGCTGCTTTACTGGCTGGTCGTGCTGGGCGAGGGCACATACCTCGGCCGCTACGCGGTGCGCTTTATCTATCAGCGCGGCGCGCGGATCTACGACGAGGTGCGCCGCAACGTTACTGCCAGCGACGAGACAACCCTGCTGCCGATTCTGCGCGCGGGGCTGGCCGGCTATGCGTGCCCGCGTGTGCTCGATGTGGCCACCGGCACCGGGCGTGTGCCACTGCTGATCGGCCGGCAGCCCTGGTTCGACGGCAGCATCTGCGCGATCGATCTGACGCCGAACATGCTCGCGCAGGCGCGCGCCAAGCTCGCCGCCGCCGGCCTGCTCGAGCGCGTCGCGCTGCGGCTGGGCAGTGCCGAGTCGCTGCCCTGGCCCGATGCCGATTTTGACCTGGTGACATCGCTCGAGGCGCTTGAGTTCTTCCCACGCCCGCGGCGCGCGCTGGCCGAGATGGCGCGTACACTCAAGCCCGGCGGCACGCTGCTGATCAGCAAATATCCCGATCCGTGGGCGCGCGCACTGCCGTTCAAGGGCCTGACGCAGCGCGCGATGACGCGGCTGCTCGCGCGCCTGCAGTTTGAGGCGATCGAGTATCGCAACTGGCAGCCTGGCCACTACGAGCTGGTGATCGCCAGGAAGGTCAACCTGGCGCGCTAA
- a CDS encoding DUF58 domain-containing protein, producing MRAWRWLSMDGRLRLGQPLMFVLGPAALLLALIAPYQGLFVIAYSYMLLVLVMYLWVREVGPRVRLRRRLLSEWAQVGDELAELWDLDNRARLPLLWLELEDASTMPGYTGRRVVAAGAGQQQHWQTTAHCTRRGVYTLGPLTASLGDPFGLFRYAWREQQARQIVIYPPLVRLPPLLVPHGQRGGLARADLLQLHVTPSVGGLREYAPGDPPSRIHWPTVARTDKLMIKEFDQERAGAFWIVLDLAAAAYPALAGPADTDAPPARTNPYAYTQSSQVDAPLIESRSDSALELAIVVVGSLASQALAEGRAVGLLADDGRRRLVMPGRGPRQLWRILGALVDAQATGVLPLSEVLRQGQAARAAETAGAALAVVTPELDGAWLPALAGWQRGRAGGALALLIADGAARTLPLAERLAAGGIAAHTFEVGMPLALLNPPQPKSSIRISPLGKVIEVP from the coding sequence TTGCGGGCGTGGCGCTGGCTGAGCATGGATGGGCGGCTACGCCTCGGCCAACCGCTGATGTTCGTGCTCGGGCCGGCCGCGCTGCTGCTCGCGCTGATCGCGCCCTACCAGGGCCTGTTCGTGATTGCCTACAGCTACATGCTGCTGGTGCTGGTGATGTACCTGTGGGTGCGCGAGGTCGGGCCGCGGGTGCGCCTGCGCCGGCGCCTGCTCTCGGAGTGGGCGCAGGTTGGCGACGAGCTGGCCGAGCTGTGGGATCTCGACAATCGCGCGCGCCTGCCGCTGCTGTGGCTCGAGCTCGAAGATGCCTCGACCATGCCAGGCTATACCGGCCGGCGGGTCGTGGCTGCTGGCGCCGGCCAGCAGCAGCACTGGCAGACGACCGCCCACTGCACGCGGCGTGGCGTGTATACGCTCGGCCCACTGACTGCCTCGCTGGGCGATCCATTCGGCCTGTTTCGCTATGCCTGGCGCGAGCAGCAGGCCCGCCAGATCGTGATCTACCCACCGCTGGTACGGCTGCCGCCGCTGCTGGTGCCGCATGGGCAGCGCGGTGGCCTGGCGCGCGCCGACCTGCTTCAGCTCCATGTGACGCCGAGTGTCGGCGGGCTGCGCGAGTATGCTCCCGGCGATCCGCCCAGCCGCATCCACTGGCCAACCGTCGCACGTACCGATAAGCTGATGATCAAGGAGTTCGACCAGGAGCGCGCCGGTGCGTTCTGGATCGTGCTCGATCTGGCGGCGGCGGCCTACCCGGCGCTGGCTGGCCCGGCCGATACAGACGCACCTCCCGCGCGTACCAACCCGTACGCCTACACTCAATCGTCGCAGGTCGACGCCCCGCTGATCGAGAGTCGCAGCGACTCGGCGCTCGAGCTGGCGATTGTGGTGGTCGGTTCGCTGGCCTCGCAGGCGCTGGCCGAGGGCCGCGCGGTCGGCCTGCTGGCCGACGATGGTCGCCGGCGCCTGGTGATGCCCGGCCGCGGGCCACGCCAGCTCTGGCGCATCCTGGGCGCGCTGGTGGATGCGCAGGCGACGGGCGTGCTGCCGCTGAGCGAGGTGTTGCGCCAGGGCCAGGCCGCGCGCGCGGCCGAGACTGCCGGTGCGGCGCTGGCGGTGGTGACGCCCGAGCTGGATGGCGCGTGGCTACCGGCCCTGGCCGGCTGGCAGCGTGGGCGGGCCGGGGGCGCGCTGGCGCTGCTGATCGCCGATGGCGCGGCACGCACACTGCCACTGGCGGAGCGGTTGGCGGCAGGCGGTATCGCGGCGCACACCTTCGAGGTTGGTATGCCACTGGCGTTGCTCAACCCGCCGCAGCCCAAATCGAGCATACGGATCTCGCCTCTGGGCAAGGTGATCGAGGTGCCGTAG
- a CDS encoding 5-(carboxyamino)imidazole ribonucleotide synthase yields the protein MSHTTIGILGGGQLGRMLALAGYPLGLRFRFLDPAADAPAGQLAAHDHGGYADPAQLDAFARSVDLVSYEFENVPVAAARHLAERVPVYPPPQALAVAQDRLAEKTFFNSLGAATPPFASVDSRAELEAAIERIGLPAVLKTRRLGYDGKGQLVLRAPADTDTAWAALGGTALILEGFVPFRRELSIIAARGRDGQIACYPLAENHHRDGILRLSLAPAPGLSPMLQAAAEQIAQRALEALGYVGVLAIELFELEPAGQSQVDTHDARFSAHNALLLVNEMAPRVHNSGHWTIEGAETSQFEQHLRAVLGLPLGSPATRGHAAMVNLIGSWPEPAAVLAVPGAHLHLYGKLARPGRKVGHITLRADSAAQLHERLAMLP from the coding sequence ATGTCGCATACCACGATCGGCATCCTCGGCGGCGGTCAGCTCGGGCGCATGCTCGCGCTGGCGGGCTACCCGCTTGGGCTGCGCTTTCGCTTCCTCGATCCGGCCGCCGACGCGCCGGCCGGGCAGCTGGCCGCGCATGATCACGGTGGCTACGCCGACCCGGCCCAGCTTGACGCGTTTGCGCGTAGCGTCGACCTGGTCAGCTACGAGTTCGAGAATGTGCCGGTCGCGGCCGCGCGCCACCTGGCCGAGCGCGTGCCGGTCTACCCACCACCGCAGGCGCTGGCGGTGGCCCAGGATCGCCTGGCCGAAAAGACCTTCTTCAACAGCCTGGGCGCCGCGACCCCGCCGTTTGCGAGCGTTGACAGCCGCGCCGAGCTAGAGGCGGCGATCGAGCGGATCGGGCTGCCGGCTGTGTTGAAAACCCGCCGGCTCGGCTACGACGGCAAGGGCCAGCTCGTGCTGCGTGCGCCCGCCGACACCGATACGGCCTGGGCCGCGCTCGGCGGCACAGCGCTGATTCTCGAAGGCTTCGTGCCGTTCAGGCGCGAGCTATCGATCATCGCCGCGCGCGGCCGCGATGGGCAGATCGCCTGCTACCCGCTGGCCGAGAACCACCACCGCGACGGCATCCTGCGGCTGTCGCTCGCGCCCGCGCCTGGGCTTAGCCCGATGCTGCAGGCCGCTGCCGAGCAGATCGCGCAGCGCGCGCTCGAAGCGCTCGGCTACGTTGGCGTGCTGGCGATCGAGCTGTTCGAGCTAGAGCCGGCAGGCCAGAGCCAGGTTGACACGCATGATGCTCGGTTCTCGGCCCATAATGCTCTGCTCCTGGTGAACGAGATGGCCCCGCGCGTACACAACTCGGGCCACTGGACGATCGAAGGCGCCGAGACCAGCCAGTTCGAGCAGCACCTGCGCGCGGTGCTGGGCCTGCCGCTCGGCTCGCCGGCTACGCGCGGCCATGCGGCTATGGTCAACCTGATTGGTAGCTGGCCCGAACCGGCCGCCGTGCTGGCGGTGCCGGGCGCGCATCTGCACCTGTACGGCAAGCTGGCGCGGCCTGGCCGTAAGGTTGGCCACATCACCCTGCGCGCCGACAGCGCGGCCCAGCTGCACGAGCGGCTGGCTATGCTGCCGTAG
- the purE gene encoding 5-(carboxyamino)imidazole ribonucleotide mutase has translation MTSTSTAAQPLVGIIIGSKSDWETMVHAAETLDTLGVPYEVRVVSAHRTPELLFEYAGTAEARGLAVIIAGAGGAAHLPGMAAAKTTLPVLGVPVESRALKGMDSLLSIVQMPAGIPVGTLAIGRAGAINAALLAAAMLGTHYPQFRVALRQFRDAQTRSVLERPDPRG, from the coding sequence ATGACCTCAACCAGCACAGCCGCTCAGCCGCTGGTCGGCATCATCATAGGCTCGAAGTCGGATTGGGAGACGATGGTACACGCGGCCGAGACGCTCGACACGCTGGGCGTGCCCTACGAGGTGCGCGTGGTGTCGGCCCACCGCACGCCCGAGCTGCTGTTCGAGTATGCTGGCACGGCCGAGGCGCGCGGGCTGGCGGTGATCATCGCCGGGGCCGGCGGGGCGGCGCACCTGCCGGGTATGGCCGCAGCGAAGACCACGCTACCGGTGCTGGGCGTGCCGGTCGAGTCGCGCGCGCTCAAGGGGATGGACTCGCTGCTGTCGATCGTGCAGATGCCGGCCGGCATCCCGGTGGGCACGCTGGCGATCGGCCGCGCCGGCGCGATCAACGCGGCGCTGCTGGCTGCCGCCATGCTTGGCACGCACTACCCCCAGTTTCGGGTTGCGCTGCGGCAGTTCCGTGATGCGCAGACCCGCAGCGTGCTCGAGCGGCCCGACCCGCGCGGGTAA
- a CDS encoding phosphoribosylaminoimidazolesuccinocarboxamide synthase: MNLGPKLAEGKTKLIYAHPGDAALAVMVQKDSISAGDGARRNTIAGKGALSGRTAANVFALLNRAGIATHMVAAPEPAVMLVRRCTMIPLEVVMRRLATGSFLKRHPATAEGTRFDPPLVEFFLKDDARHDPQIAPEQIVAQGIAGPGEVAQITAEGRRVFEVLERAWAAQAITLVDLKIEFGRDTTGALIVADMIDNDSWRLWPGGQKERMLDKQVYRNMQQVTDGGLAQVRQLYETVAGLTDAWRD, encoded by the coding sequence ATGAATCTAGGGCCGAAGCTTGCCGAGGGCAAGACCAAGCTGATCTATGCGCACCCCGGCGATGCGGCGCTGGCGGTGATGGTGCAGAAGGACAGCATCAGCGCCGGCGACGGCGCGCGCCGCAACACGATCGCCGGCAAGGGCGCGCTGAGCGGCCGCACCGCCGCGAATGTGTTCGCGCTACTCAACCGCGCGGGCATTGCCACGCACATGGTCGCGGCGCCCGAGCCGGCCGTGATGCTGGTGCGGCGCTGCACGATGATTCCGCTCGAGGTGGTGATGCGCCGGCTCGCTACCGGCTCGTTTCTCAAGCGCCACCCGGCTACCGCCGAGGGGACGCGCTTCGACCCGCCGCTGGTCGAGTTTTTTCTGAAGGACGATGCCCGCCACGACCCGCAGATCGCGCCCGAGCAGATCGTGGCCCAGGGCATCGCCGGCCCCGGCGAGGTCGCGCAGATCACCGCCGAGGGCCGGCGCGTGTTCGAGGTGCTCGAGCGCGCCTGGGCCGCGCAGGCGATCACGCTGGTCGATCTCAAGATCGAGTTTGGCCGCGACACCACCGGCGCGCTGATCGTCGCCGACATGATCGACAACGACTCGTGGCGGCTGTGGCCCGGCGGCCAGAAAGAGCGCATGCTCGACAAGCAGGTCTACCGCAATATGCAGCAGGTCACCGACGGCGGCCTGGCCCAGGTGCGCCAGCTCTACGAGACGGTGGCCGGCCTGACCGACGCCTGGCGCGATTAG